A window of the Ostrea edulis chromosome 1, xbOstEdul1.1, whole genome shotgun sequence genome harbors these coding sequences:
- the LOC125667547 gene encoding max-binding protein MNT-like isoform X2, with product MSLDTLLEAAEFLEWRNQSKTRVDESACRVSSANGSDTSQDSYSSAKIIYMDPDDATLRRRAGGRAHLKECFDILKKQIPILEDKRTSNLCILRGSIRYIQAVKRKEKEYELEMQRLAREKITLQERIQRLKLELARMNIEVDLNQWVTLPDEQDTNSTSTATEQGSPICSDDDDDVDEVTSPHKSYLGERDIVKKFFPGSIQNPVSHQREMTVLKVTKPDQVNVPAATILKVPTSKSPLQQHLMSPLQGNSLLTKAPLPIRSESTLSSQVVVTTSNALDTRTPVTQLLARTLEKRQKQQQSAIVTVTSVSPSVKPPTMPLKTIPLRHSLGIPIATQFVAAPGAAQLAAINKLVSQGTLTMPVTMAKGFAQPILVSTNLMTGLTSSQQQQILNSAATQSLTKQTVVTSTIPTAAATVKVTALSATPLSVTPSMGTIATVPSIRPLANTGATHMLGQIPFNILTQALPRTSLGQIVTPTTTTVPASAPSSLPQSVNMQQLMSLAQITQGTQLVSPMTVMSPNVQFAQGLTQTQLNSMLSNPLLKQIPLIPHGFLQGAQVGGVLGQPVVKPVVVVSLPSIVTTTAPTSTIAVSSATTTS from the exons ATGAGTCTGGATACTTTGCTAGAAGCTGCTGAATTTCTGGAATGGCGTAACCAGTCCAAAACACGTG TTGATGAATCTGCATGTCGAGTATCCTCAGCAAACGGATCCGACACATCACAAGATTCATACAGTTCTGCAAAAATCATCTACATGGATCCAGACGACGCAACGTTACGGCGGCGTGCTGGAGG GAGGGCACACCTGAAAGAATGCTTCgatattttaaagaaacaaaTTCCAATCTTAGAGGATAAAAGAACATCAAATCTTTGCATTCTGCGTGGCTCTATACGATATATTCAG GCAGTAAAAAGGAAGGAAAAAGAATATGAACTAGAAATGCAAAGATTAGCTAGGGAAAAGATTACGCTTCAAGAGAGAATACAACGTTTAAAGTTAGAACTAGCTAGGATGAATATTGAGGTGGATCTGAACCAGTGGGTTACACTTCCGGATGAGCAAGACACCAATTCCACGTCGACAGCTACAG AGCAAGGAAGTCCAATTTGTAGtgacgatgatgatgatgttgatGAAGTCACAAGTCCACATAAGTCATACTTGG gtGAGAGAGACATTGTCAAAAAGTTCTTCCCAGGCAGCATTCAGAACCCAGTCAGCCACCAGCGAGAAATGACAGTATTAAAGGTAACCAAACCTGACCAGGTCAATGTACCAGCAGCCACCATTCTGAAAGTTCCAACATCCAAATCTCCTCTTCAACAGCACTTGATGTCCCCCCTGCAAGGGAATTCACTATTAACAAAGGCCCCTCTTCCAATACGATCAGAGTCAACCTTATCCAGCCAGGTCGTCGTGACTACCTCCAATGCTTTGGATACACGCACACCTGTAACACAGTTACTGGCAAGGACATTAGAGAAGAGGCAGAAACAGCAACAGAGTGCCATTGTTACAG TGACAAGTGTTAGTCCCAGTGTTAAACCACCAACTATGCCATTAAAGACCATTCCTCTGAGACATTCTTTGGGCATTCCAATAGCAACACAGTTTGTTGCTGCCCCAGGAGCGGCTCAGTTAGCAGCCATCAATAAACTGGTATCCCAGGGCACTCTAACCATGCCAGTTACCATGGCAAAAGGATTCGCACAGCCCATTCTGGTATCAACCAACCTGATGACTGGGTTGACATCTAGTCAGCAACAGCAGATACTAAACAGTGCTGCAACGCAAAGCTTGACAAAGCAAACAGTGGTCACGTCTACCATTCCTACAGCAGCTGCCACGGTCAAGGTCACAGCACTATCCGCTACACCGCTGTCAGTTACCCCATCTATGGGTACCATAGCAACTGTTCCCAGTATCAGACCTCTTGCTAATACAGGAGCAACTCACATGTTGGGACAAATCCCTTTCAATATTCTAACTCAAGCACTGCCCAGGACATCGTTAGGACAAATTGTCACACCAACCACGACTACTGTGCCTGCCTCTGCTCCATCTAGTCTGCCACAAAGTGTAAACATGCAGCAGTTAATGTCGCTTGCTCAAATTACCCAAGGGACACAACTGGTATCCCCCATGACAGTTATGTCTCCAAATGTGCAGTTTGCACAGGGACTCACTCAGACACAATTAAATTCTATGCTTTCTAACCCTCTTCTAAAACAGATTCCTTTGATCCCTCATGGGTTTCTGCAGGGAGCCCAGGTGGGTGGTGTTTTGGGCCAGCCAGTTGTCAAACCTGTGGTGGTGGTTAGTCTGCCGAGTATAGTGACCACCACTGCCCCTACATCCACCATTGCTGTTAGCTCAGCAACCACGACTTCATAG
- the LOC125667547 gene encoding max-binding protein MNT-like isoform X1, with the protein MSLDTLLEAAEFLEWRNQSKTRVDESACRVSSANGSDTSQDSYSSAKIIYMDPDDATLRRRAGGAGTREVHNKLEKNRRAHLKECFDILKKQIPILEDKRTSNLCILRGSIRYIQAVKRKEKEYELEMQRLAREKITLQERIQRLKLELARMNIEVDLNQWVTLPDEQDTNSTSTATEQGSPICSDDDDDVDEVTSPHKSYLGERDIVKKFFPGSIQNPVSHQREMTVLKVTKPDQVNVPAATILKVPTSKSPLQQHLMSPLQGNSLLTKAPLPIRSESTLSSQVVVTTSNALDTRTPVTQLLARTLEKRQKQQQSAIVTVTSVSPSVKPPTMPLKTIPLRHSLGIPIATQFVAAPGAAQLAAINKLVSQGTLTMPVTMAKGFAQPILVSTNLMTGLTSSQQQQILNSAATQSLTKQTVVTSTIPTAAATVKVTALSATPLSVTPSMGTIATVPSIRPLANTGATHMLGQIPFNILTQALPRTSLGQIVTPTTTTVPASAPSSLPQSVNMQQLMSLAQITQGTQLVSPMTVMSPNVQFAQGLTQTQLNSMLSNPLLKQIPLIPHGFLQGAQVGGVLGQPVVKPVVVVSLPSIVTTTAPTSTIAVSSATTTS; encoded by the exons ATGAGTCTGGATACTTTGCTAGAAGCTGCTGAATTTCTGGAATGGCGTAACCAGTCCAAAACACGTG TTGATGAATCTGCATGTCGAGTATCCTCAGCAAACGGATCCGACACATCACAAGATTCATACAGTTCTGCAAAAATCATCTACATGGATCCAGACGACGCAACGTTACGGCGGCGTGCTGGAGG AGCTGGGACCAGAGAGGTACACAataaattagaaaaaaacaG GAGGGCACACCTGAAAGAATGCTTCgatattttaaagaaacaaaTTCCAATCTTAGAGGATAAAAGAACATCAAATCTTTGCATTCTGCGTGGCTCTATACGATATATTCAG GCAGTAAAAAGGAAGGAAAAAGAATATGAACTAGAAATGCAAAGATTAGCTAGGGAAAAGATTACGCTTCAAGAGAGAATACAACGTTTAAAGTTAGAACTAGCTAGGATGAATATTGAGGTGGATCTGAACCAGTGGGTTACACTTCCGGATGAGCAAGACACCAATTCCACGTCGACAGCTACAG AGCAAGGAAGTCCAATTTGTAGtgacgatgatgatgatgttgatGAAGTCACAAGTCCACATAAGTCATACTTGG gtGAGAGAGACATTGTCAAAAAGTTCTTCCCAGGCAGCATTCAGAACCCAGTCAGCCACCAGCGAGAAATGACAGTATTAAAGGTAACCAAACCTGACCAGGTCAATGTACCAGCAGCCACCATTCTGAAAGTTCCAACATCCAAATCTCCTCTTCAACAGCACTTGATGTCCCCCCTGCAAGGGAATTCACTATTAACAAAGGCCCCTCTTCCAATACGATCAGAGTCAACCTTATCCAGCCAGGTCGTCGTGACTACCTCCAATGCTTTGGATACACGCACACCTGTAACACAGTTACTGGCAAGGACATTAGAGAAGAGGCAGAAACAGCAACAGAGTGCCATTGTTACAG TGACAAGTGTTAGTCCCAGTGTTAAACCACCAACTATGCCATTAAAGACCATTCCTCTGAGACATTCTTTGGGCATTCCAATAGCAACACAGTTTGTTGCTGCCCCAGGAGCGGCTCAGTTAGCAGCCATCAATAAACTGGTATCCCAGGGCACTCTAACCATGCCAGTTACCATGGCAAAAGGATTCGCACAGCCCATTCTGGTATCAACCAACCTGATGACTGGGTTGACATCTAGTCAGCAACAGCAGATACTAAACAGTGCTGCAACGCAAAGCTTGACAAAGCAAACAGTGGTCACGTCTACCATTCCTACAGCAGCTGCCACGGTCAAGGTCACAGCACTATCCGCTACACCGCTGTCAGTTACCCCATCTATGGGTACCATAGCAACTGTTCCCAGTATCAGACCTCTTGCTAATACAGGAGCAACTCACATGTTGGGACAAATCCCTTTCAATATTCTAACTCAAGCACTGCCCAGGACATCGTTAGGACAAATTGTCACACCAACCACGACTACTGTGCCTGCCTCTGCTCCATCTAGTCTGCCACAAAGTGTAAACATGCAGCAGTTAATGTCGCTTGCTCAAATTACCCAAGGGACACAACTGGTATCCCCCATGACAGTTATGTCTCCAAATGTGCAGTTTGCACAGGGACTCACTCAGACACAATTAAATTCTATGCTTTCTAACCCTCTTCTAAAACAGATTCCTTTGATCCCTCATGGGTTTCTGCAGGGAGCCCAGGTGGGTGGTGTTTTGGGCCAGCCAGTTGTCAAACCTGTGGTGGTGGTTAGTCTGCCGAGTATAGTGACCACCACTGCCCCTACATCCACCATTGCTGTTAGCTCAGCAACCACGACTTCATAG
- the LOC125667595 gene encoding ADP-ribosylation factor-like protein 6-interacting protein 4, giving the protein MESDRLKDISFSSSRRSRSKKRKKLKKSNQKNSSSSEERNGNSGSSESSSDSDYRSRKLKKNKKKKRRKSYESMKDISFSSSRRSRSKKRKKSKRSSSSEESDCDSSSSESSSSDSDYRSKKHKKNKKKRKRSRSSSSSSSSSPVRKKKKKEVHKKHKKKKSKKKLKKSKSEKVNCPIAEPKVVKKSDPKLSDSSNQGPSPRVMKPMTKEEWEKQQSIVRRVYDPETGRNRLVKGDGEILEEIVSKERHKQINKQATQGDGLFFQTKLGIHDK; this is encoded by the exons ATGGAATCGGATCGTTTGAAAGACATTTCCTTTTCCTCATCCAGAAGATCTAGATCAAAAAAGCggaagaaattgaagaaaagtAATCAAAAGAATAGCAGTTCATCGGAAGAAAGGAATGGTAACTCTGGTTCAAGTGAATCCTCTTCAGACAGTGATTACCGATCTAGaaaactgaagaaaaataagaagaaaaagagaagaaaaagttACGAAAGTATGAAAGACATTTCCTTTTCCTCATCCAGGAGATCTAGGTCAAAAAAGCGGAAGAAATCAAAGAGAAGCAGTTCATCAGAGGAAAGCGATTGCGACTCTAGTTCAAGTGAATCCTCTTCTTCAGACAGTGATTACCGATCTAAAAAacataagaaaaataaaaagaaaaggaaaag ATCTCGAAGTTCATCATCGTCTTCATCATCATCACCTGTtcgaaaaaagaagaaaaaagaagtccacaaaaaacataaaaagaagaaatcaaaGAAAAAGCTGAAGAAAAGCAAATCAGAGAAAGTTAACTGTCCAATTGCTGAGCCTAAAGTTGTCAAGAAGTCAGACCCAAAACTTTCAG ATAGTAGTAATCAAGGTCCATCACCCCGTGTCATGAAACCTATGACAAAGGAAGAGTGGGAGAAACAACAAAGCATAGTGCGGAGGGTGTACGATCCTGAAACAGGACGCAATAG GTTAGTCAAAGGAGATGGAGAGATTTTGGAAGAAATTGTGAGCAAGGAACGTCACAAACAAATCAATAAG CAAGCAACACAAGGAGATGGTTTGTTTTTCCAAACAAAGCTGGGAATCCACGATAAAtga